From a single Chitinophaga sp. Cy-1792 genomic region:
- a CDS encoding C25 family cysteine peptidase, producing the protein MSTPDIAMQSTKLIITNKSALVTKYGDQHLTILDALQQLVQADLANHLDTHTIFIDDDTQMSAAKATTVTNAADETQVKNAIDQLYNFYTPGYMMLVGAQDIIPFQKLKNLISGDTDPDALIPSDLPYACDTPYDKDPGKFIAPTRVVGRLPDIPAKNDPAYLLSLIQDILDYAPQDRSQYENYFSLSSADWQDSTQKSLLNIFGNNTALTLVPNEHTDPNAAWTAEQLMPKTHFINLHGAINNPRYYGQLKTLFPPALKPETINGKIIKGTIVAAECCYGAQLIDPSKNVFMTPGLANSYLANHAIAFLGSSNIAYGPSTGQGLADLLTQYFVINILNGASTGRALLEARQKFLHEMGPALDPYELKTAAQFNLMGDPSIQPVINEKDPHTDDNQSFINSIQNRRDNMEARGKMLDAFIASPEPADHTPEPDEQLQKSMHTLLNNRNFKTNTHRKLFINKTKHTSGNIPSVKFHVFSEAASVDGHAPKLKVLVVKEKNNQILGYREYVSR; encoded by the coding sequence ATGTCCACCCCTGATATCGCCATGCAGTCTACCAAACTTATTATTACCAACAAAAGCGCTTTGGTCACCAAATACGGCGATCAACACCTGACTATTCTCGACGCCCTTCAGCAATTAGTACAGGCAGACCTGGCCAATCACCTGGATACGCACACCATCTTCATCGATGACGACACCCAGATGTCCGCTGCCAAAGCTACCACGGTTACCAACGCCGCAGACGAAACTCAGGTAAAAAATGCCATCGACCAGCTCTATAATTTTTATACACCAGGTTATATGATGCTGGTAGGCGCGCAGGACATCATCCCTTTTCAGAAACTCAAAAACCTGATCAGCGGCGATACTGATCCGGACGCCCTTATCCCCAGCGATCTGCCTTATGCCTGTGATACCCCCTACGATAAAGACCCCGGAAAATTTATTGCTCCTACCCGCGTCGTAGGCCGCCTGCCGGATATCCCGGCCAAAAATGACCCGGCTTACCTGCTGTCACTCATTCAGGATATCCTGGACTACGCTCCCCAGGACCGCTCCCAATACGAAAACTATTTTTCTCTCAGCAGTGCCGACTGGCAGGATTCCACACAGAAATCACTGTTGAATATATTTGGCAACAATACCGCGCTGACACTGGTTCCCAACGAACACACAGACCCCAATGCCGCCTGGACGGCAGAACAACTCATGCCTAAAACGCACTTTATTAACCTGCACGGTGCTATCAACAATCCCAGGTACTATGGCCAGCTGAAAACATTATTCCCTCCTGCCCTGAAACCTGAAACCATAAATGGTAAAATCATCAAAGGCACCATCGTTGCCGCAGAATGCTGCTACGGCGCCCAGCTGATAGACCCGTCAAAAAACGTCTTCATGACGCCAGGACTGGCCAACAGCTACCTCGCCAATCATGCTATCGCTTTCCTCGGCAGTTCCAATATCGCCTATGGCCCCTCCACCGGACAAGGCCTCGCTGACCTCCTCACACAATATTTCGTGATCAATATCCTCAACGGTGCCAGCACCGGCCGCGCACTCCTGGAGGCACGACAGAAATTCCTGCATGAAATGGGCCCGGCATTGGACCCCTACGAACTGAAAACCGCCGCCCAGTTCAATCTCATGGGCGACCCATCTATCCAACCCGTTATTAACGAAAAAGATCCCCACACGGATGATAACCAGTCTTTCATCAACTCTATCCAAAACAGAAGGGATAACATGGAGGCCAGAGGGAAAATGCTGGATGCTTTCATCGCTTCACCAGAACCGGCAGACCATACCCCCGAACCTGATGAACAACTCCAGAAATCAATGCACACCCTCCTCAATAACAGAAATTTTAAAACAAATACTCACCGAAAGTTATTTATCAATAAAACGAAACATACCTCCGGAAATATACCGTCTGTAAAATTTCATGTATTTTCGGAAGCAGCCAGTGTGGATGGTCATGCCCCCAAACTCAAAGTATTGGTGGTGAAAGAAAAAAATAATCAAATCCTCGGATATCGCGAATATGTCAGTAGATAA